DNA from Streptomyces luteogriseus:
TTCAGTCGCGTGGGGTTCTTCGACGTGAGCCGCAGCTCCAGGTGCTCGACACCCTGGACCAGGTTGTTCTGGACGGTCACGGGGATCATGGCGCTGCGGCCGGAGAGCTTGGTCTCCGACTTCTGGATCAGCTTGACCCCGTCGATGAGCCCGTTGAGGTACGACTCGATGCCATCGCGGTATCCCACGGCCGCGACGCCCCTGCCGCGCCACGACGTGGACATCTCGCGGTTCATGGCCCGCCCGAACGGGGTCACCACCCGGGACTGGCGGGTGAGGATCACCTTGAACTTGTCGAGCTTGCCCTGGGTCCTGGCGATCTGCTCGAAAGCGGCCCGCGGCAGCTCCTTCTTTCGCAACGCGGAAGGGTACGCGGAGGCCGACGGCACCCTTGTGTTGGCCGACGGGTCCGGCTTGGCCTTGGCGGCGGCCGTGAGGTCCTGCGACTCGGACCAGCCCCCGTCCTGGAGGGCTCCCAGAGCTTCGGCCATGGCCTGTGCCTGGCTCACGGACGGCATGCGCTGCGGGGCGACGACGACGCTGCGCTGCTTGCCGGTCTGCAGGCCGAGCGTGAGGCTCTGGGCCAGGAAGCGCTGCACGGCGAGCGTGGAGGCTGAGGCCCTGGTCAGGTCGCCCTGGAAAGCCGTCGACATCCGGGCGTCCGCGACGACGGCCGTGGTCCCGCCGCCGATGGGCCGGGCCGCGGAGGGCGTGTACGACAGGTTGTCCTGGAGGCTGTCGCTGCGGGTGATCACCTTGTCGGCGCCCGCGGATGTGGCGACCTTCACGATCGACGGGTCGACGGCGCCGTCCATCGGCCAGACGAAGTCCGTGGACGGTTTCACATGAAGGATCGTGTCCACCGTCTCGTCGGCGACGTCGGTGGCCTCCTTGAGGTGGCCCAGGGATCCGGTGACGTTCGTGCCGGTGTGGGCGAGGGAGGCCAGGTCCGGGTCGCCGAAGGGCAGGGCGGCGACCTCTTCGCCGGTGACCGCCTGCTGGAGCTCGGCCAGCCAGTGCTTGGCGACCTCCTGGTTCCTGCCGGGGGTGGTACTGCCGTCCGCGCCGCGGACCTGGTAGCTCCGCGTCATCGCGTCGACGGACGCCAGCAGGTCCGGGTCGACGACCCATGTGACGTCGAGGCCCTTGCCCAGCGACACCATCTGGTCGAGGCGGCCGCCCGGGGCGATCTCCTTGGCCAGCTCGTCGTCACGGAAGACCGGCGTCTGCTGCTCGTTCGACCCCGTCTCGGCCGCCATGTGGGCGCTGGAGACGAGCGGCCACAGGAAGGTGGTCTTCGTCTTGGTGTCGGGTTCCTCCGGCTGCCACGGAAGGAATGTGCGCTGGACGCCGAGAACCTGGTCCCAGGGCTGCGCCGAGGTCTCCCCGGAGAGCGAGACCGCCAGCTGGTAGACGCCGTCACGGCCGAGATC
Protein-coding regions in this window:
- a CDS encoding DUF6049 family protein, translating into MAEAADFQGTSASPARRWLRRTGALLTGAPLLAGLLQLPAATPADAAGQESLQAAAAKGSVSVAVDSLTPSAPSDGDTITVSGTVTNNGKQTVTGAHVDLQVGPPLETRSSIDTLAKKSADLQGPSGEKVGGKYTEKYSALTPGVAEPFSISVPADKLDLGRDGVYQLAVSLSGETSAQPWDQVLGVQRTFLPWQPEEPDTKTKTTFLWPLVSSAHMAAETGSNEQQTPVFRDDELAKEIAPGGRLDQMVSLGKGLDVTWVVDPDLLASVDAMTRSYQVRGADGSTTPGRNQEVAKHWLAELQQAVTGEEVAALPFGDPDLASLAHTGTNVTGSLGHLKEATDVADETVDTILHVKPSTDFVWPMDGAVDPSIVKVATSAGADKVITRSDSLQDNLSYTPSAARPIGGGTTAVVADARMSTAFQGDLTRASASTLAVQRFLAQSLTLGLQTGKQRSVVVAPQRMPSVSQAQAMAEALGALQDGGWSESQDLTAAAKAKPDPSANTRVPSASAYPSALRKKELPRAAFEQIARTQGKLDKFKVILTRQSRVVTPFGRAMNREMSTSWRGRGVAAVGYRDGIESYLNGLIDGVKLIQKSETKLSGRSAMIPVTVQNNLVQGVEHLELRLTSKNPTRLKIGGDAYEEQRVAVNGGHAQSVKFTTSANANGRAEVVAQLYTEDGQKYGAPVTFDVKVTEVTPTVMLVIGGGVLLLVLAGFRMYTHRKRAAAREAEDGSAEADESDGPQNQADTPQNPESSDARLTEESAAGSRADAPEQPSDPAPDTAAESADPSGTGERVDR